One segment of Streptomyces sp. XD-27 DNA contains the following:
- the rplJ gene encoding 50S ribosomal protein L10, whose amino-acid sequence MARPDKAAAVAELAEQFRSSNAAVLTEYRGLTVAQLKTLRRSLGENAQYAVVKNTLTKIAANEAGITLEDQLFAGPTAVAFVTGDPVESAKGLRDFAKDNPNLIIKGGVLDGKALSADEIKKLADLESREVLLSKLAGAMKGKQSQAASVFQALPSKLVRTVDALRAKQDEQGGAE is encoded by the coding sequence ATGGCAAGGCCCGACAAGGCTGCCGCGGTAGCCGAGCTCGCGGAGCAGTTCCGCAGCTCGAACGCCGCCGTGCTGACCGAGTACCGGGGTCTCACCGTGGCGCAGCTCAAGACGCTGCGTCGTTCGCTCGGTGAGAACGCCCAGTACGCCGTGGTGAAGAACACGCTGACCAAGATTGCGGCCAACGAGGCCGGGATCACGCTCGAGGACCAGCTCTTCGCTGGCCCGACGGCTGTCGCCTTCGTCACCGGTGACCCGGTGGAGTCGGCGAAGGGTCTTCGTGACTTCGCCAAGGACAACCCGAACCTCATCATCAAGGGCGGTGTCCTTGACGGTAAGGCGCTGTCCGCCGATGAGATCAAGAAGCTTGCGGACCTCGAGTCCCGCGAGGTTCTGCTCTCCAAGCTGGCCGGTGCCATGAAGGGCAAGCAGTCCCAGGCTGCCTCTGTCTTCCAGGCGCTGCCGTCGAAGCTCGTCCGCACCGTGGACGCGCTTCGCGCCAAGCAGGACGAGCAGGGCGGTGCCGAGTAA
- the rplL gene encoding 50S ribosomal protein L7/L12 has translation MAKLSQEDLLAQFEEMTLIELSEFVKAFEEKFDVTAAAAAPVVVAGGAAGGAAAEAAEEKDEFDVILTGAGEKKIQVIKVVRELTSLGLKEAKDLVDGTPKPVLEKVAKDAAEKAAEALKGAGASVEVK, from the coding sequence ATGGCGAAGCTCAGCCAGGAAGACCTGCTCGCGCAGTTCGAGGAGATGACCCTCATCGAGCTCTCCGAGTTCGTGAAGGCGTTCGAGGAGAAGTTCGACGTCACCGCCGCCGCTGCCGCGCCGGTCGTCGTCGCCGGTGGTGCCGCTGGTGGCGCCGCCGCCGAGGCCGCCGAGGAGAAGGACGAGTTCGACGTCATCCTCACCGGCGCCGGCGAGAAGAAGATCCAGGTCATCAAGGTCGTGCGTGAGCTGACCTCCCTGGGCCTGAAGGAGGCCAAGGACCTCGTCGACGGCACCCCGAAGCCGGTCCTCGAGAAGGTCGCCAAGGACGCCGCGGAGAAGGCCGCCGAGGCCCTCAAGGGCGCCGGCGCCTCCGTCGAGGTCAAGTGA
- the rpoB gene encoding DNA-directed RNA polymerase subunit beta, which produces MAASRNASTANTNNGASTAPLRISFAKIKEPLEVPNLLALQTESFDWLLGNAAWKARVEAALDSGQDVPTKSGLEEIFEEISPIEDFSGSMSLTFRDHRFEPPKNSIDECKERDFTYAAPLFVTAEFTNNETGEIKSQTVFMGDFPLMTNKGTFCINGTERVVVSQLVRSPGVYFDSQIDKTSDKDIFSAKIIPSRGAWLEMEVDKRDMVGVRIDRKRKQSVTVLLKALGWTTEQILEEFGEYESMRATLEKDHTQGQDDALLDIYRKLRPGEPPTREAAQTLLENLYFNPKRYDLAKVGRYKVNKKLGADAPLDAGVLTTDDVIATIKYLVKLHAGETETVGENGSSIVVETDDIDHFGNRRLRNVGELIQNQVRTGLARMERVVRERMTTQDVEAITPQTLINIRPVVASIKEFFGTSQLSQFMDQTNPLSGLTHKRRLSALGPGGLSRERAGFEVRDVHPSHYGRMCPIETPEGPNIGLIGSLASYGRVNAFGFVETPYRKVDENGVVTETVHFLTADEEDRFVIAQANAPLTDDNRFEEARVLVRRRGGEIDYVAPADVDYMDVSPRQMVSVATAMIPFLEHDDANRALMGSNMMRQAVPLIKAEAPLVGTGMEYRCAVDAGDVIKAEKDGVVQEVSADYVTVANDDGTYTTYRVAKFSRSNQGTSFNQKVVVDEGARVVEGQVLADGPSTDKGEMALGKNLLVAFMPWEGHNYEDAIILSQRLVQDDVLSSIHIEEHEVDARDTKLGPEEITRDIPNVSEEVLADLDERGIIRIGAEVIAGDILVGKVTPKGETELTPEERLLRAIFGEKAREVRDTSLKVPHGETGKVIGVRVFDREEGDELPPGVNQLVRVYVAQKRKITDGDKLAGRHGNKGVISKILPVEDMPFLEDGTPVDIILNPLGVPSRMNPGQVLEIHLGWLASRGWKVEGSEEWMQRLQAIGADEVAAGTNVATPVFDGAREDEIAGLFEATIPNRDGDRLVQPSGKARLFDGRSGEPFPDPISVGYMYILKLHHLVDDKLHARSTGPYSMITQQPLGGKAQFGGQRFGEMEVWALEAYGAAYALQELLTIKSDDVTGRVKVYEAIVKGENIPEPGIPESFKVLIKEMQSLCLNVEVLSSDGMSIEMRDTDEDVFRAAEELGIDLSRREPSSVEEV; this is translated from the coding sequence TTGGCCGCCTCGCGCAACGCCTCGACCGCCAATACGAACAACGGCGCCAGCACCGCCCCGCTGCGCATCTCCTTTGCGAAGATCAAGGAACCTCTCGAGGTTCCGAACCTCCTCGCGCTGCAGACCGAGAGCTTCGATTGGCTGCTCGGCAATGCCGCCTGGAAGGCTCGCGTCGAGGCTGCGCTGGACAGTGGTCAGGACGTCCCCACCAAGTCCGGACTGGAGGAGATCTTCGAGGAGATCTCCCCGATCGAGGACTTCTCCGGGTCGATGTCGCTGACCTTCCGCGACCACCGTTTCGAGCCGCCGAAGAACTCCATCGACGAGTGCAAGGAGCGCGACTTCACGTACGCCGCGCCGCTCTTCGTCACCGCGGAGTTCACCAACAACGAGACCGGTGAGATCAAGTCCCAGACGGTCTTCATGGGCGACTTCCCGCTCATGACGAACAAGGGCACGTTCTGCATCAACGGCACCGAGCGTGTCGTGGTCTCGCAGCTTGTGCGCTCGCCGGGTGTCTACTTCGACAGCCAGATCGACAAGACCTCCGACAAGGACATCTTCTCCGCCAAGATCATCCCGTCCCGGGGTGCCTGGCTGGAGATGGAGGTCGACAAGCGCGACATGGTCGGTGTCCGTATCGACCGCAAGCGCAAGCAGTCCGTCACCGTCCTGCTCAAGGCGCTCGGCTGGACCACCGAGCAGATCCTCGAGGAGTTCGGCGAGTACGAGTCGATGCGCGCCACCCTGGAGAAGGACCACACCCAGGGCCAGGACGACGCGCTGCTCGACATCTACCGCAAGCTGCGTCCGGGCGAGCCGCCGACCCGCGAGGCCGCGCAGACGCTGCTGGAGAACCTGTACTTCAACCCCAAGCGCTACGACCTGGCCAAGGTCGGCCGCTACAAGGTCAACAAGAAGCTGGGTGCGGACGCTCCGCTCGACGCCGGTGTGCTGACCACGGATGACGTCATCGCGACGATCAAGTACCTGGTCAAGCTGCACGCGGGCGAGACCGAGACGGTCGGCGAGAACGGCTCCTCGATCGTCGTCGAGACCGACGACATCGACCACTTCGGCAACCGCCGCCTGCGCAACGTCGGCGAGCTCATCCAGAACCAGGTCCGCACGGGTCTGGCCCGTATGGAGCGCGTCGTCCGTGAGCGGATGACCACCCAGGACGTCGAGGCGATCACGCCGCAGACCCTGATCAACATCCGGCCGGTCGTCGCCTCCATCAAGGAGTTCTTCGGCACCAGCCAGCTGTCCCAGTTCATGGACCAGACCAACCCGCTGTCGGGTCTGACCCACAAGCGCCGTCTGTCGGCGCTGGGCCCGGGTGGTCTCTCCCGTGAGCGGGCGGGCTTCGAGGTCCGTGACGTGCACCCCTCGCACTACGGCCGCATGTGCCCGATCGAGACGCCGGAAGGCCCGAACATCGGTCTGATCGGCTCGCTCGCCTCGTACGGCCGGGTCAACGCCTTCGGCTTCGTCGAGACCCCGTACCGCAAGGTCGACGAGAACGGCGTCGTCACCGAGACGGTGCACTTCCTCACCGCCGATGAGGAGGACCGCTTCGTCATCGCGCAGGCCAACGCCCCGCTGACCGACGACAACCGGTTCGAGGAGGCCCGCGTCCTGGTCCGCCGCCGCGGCGGTGAGATCGACTACGTGGCGCCCGCCGACGTGGACTACATGGACGTCTCGCCGCGCCAGATGGTGTCGGTCGCGACCGCCATGATCCCGTTCCTCGAGCACGACGACGCCAACCGCGCGCTCATGGGATCGAACATGATGCGCCAGGCCGTGCCGCTGATCAAGGCCGAGGCGCCGCTGGTCGGCACCGGCATGGAGTACCGCTGCGCGGTCGACGCCGGCGACGTCATCAAGGCCGAGAAGGACGGTGTCGTCCAGGAGGTCTCCGCCGACTACGTGACGGTGGCCAACGACGACGGCACGTACACCACCTACCGGGTGGCCAAGTTCTCCCGCTCGAACCAGGGCACCTCCTTCAACCAGAAGGTCGTCGTGGACGAGGGCGCGCGGGTCGTCGAGGGCCAGGTGCTCGCCGACGGTCCGTCCACCGACAAGGGTGAGATGGCGCTCGGCAAGAACCTCCTGGTGGCGTTCATGCCGTGGGAGGGCCACAACTACGAGGACGCGATCATCCTCAGCCAGCGCCTGGTGCAGGACGACGTCCTCTCCTCGATCCACATCGAGGAGCACGAGGTCGACGCCCGCGACACCAAGCTCGGCCCCGAGGAGATCACCCGGGACATCCCGAACGTCTCCGAGGAGGTCCTGGCCGACCTCGACGAGCGCGGCATCATCCGCATCGGCGCCGAGGTCATCGCCGGCGACATCCTGGTCGGCAAGGTCACTCCGAAGGGTGAGACCGAGCTGACCCCGGAGGAGCGCCTGCTGCGCGCGATCTTCGGTGAGAAGGCCCGTGAGGTCCGTGACACCTCGCTGAAGGTGCCGCACGGCGAGACCGGCAAGGTCATCGGCGTCCGCGTCTTCGACCGCGAGGAGGGCGACGAGCTGCCGCCGGGCGTGAACCAGCTGGTCCGCGTCTACGTCGCGCAGAAGCGCAAGATCACCGACGGTGACAAGCTCGCCGGCCGCCACGGCAACAAGGGCGTCATCTCCAAGATCCTGCCGGTCGAGGACATGCCGTTCCTGGAGGACGGCACCCCGGTCGACATCATCCTCAACCCGCTGGGTGTCCCGTCCCGAATGAACCCGGGACAGGTCCTGGAGATCCACCTCGGCTGGCTGGCCTCCCGCGGCTGGAAGGTCGAGGGCAGCGAGGAGTGGATGCAGCGCCTGCAGGCGATCGGCGCCGACGAGGTCGCCGCCGGCACCAACGTCGCCACCCCGGTCTTCGACGGTGCGCGCGAGGACGAGATCGCCGGTCTCTTCGAGGCCACGATCCCGAACCGCGACGGCGACCGGCTGGTGCAGCCCTCCGGTAAGGCCCGGCTCTTCGACGGCCGCTCCGGCGAGCCGTTCCCGGACCCGATCTCGGTCGGCTACATGTACATCCTCAAGCTGCACCACCTGGTGGACGACAAGCTGCACGCCCGCTCCACCGGCCCGTACTCGATGATCACCCAGCAGCCGCTGGGTGGTAAGGCTCAGTTCGGTGGCCAGCGCTTCGGTGAGATGGAGGTGTGGGCGCTGGAGGCTTACGGCGCCGCGTACGCCCTCCAGGAGCTGCTGACCATCAAGTCCGACGACGTCACCGGCCGTGTCAAGGTCTACGAGGCGATCGTCAAGGGCGAGAACATCCCGGAGCCCGGCATCCCCGAGTCCTTCAAGGTGCTCATCAAGGAGATGCAGTCCCTGTGCCTCAACGTGGAGGTGCTGTCCAGCGACGGCATGTCCATCGAGATGCGTGACACCGACGAGGACGTCTTCCGCGCTGCGGAGGAGCTCGGCATCGACCTGTCCCGGCGCGAGCCGAGCAGCGTCGAAGAGGTCTGA